One window from the genome of Fulvivirga lutea encodes:
- a CDS encoding cytochrome c oxidase subunit 3, with amino-acid sequence MTSDFKIVEEAKKPLSMHPKKFGMWLFMITVVMIFASLTSAYIVRQAEGNWVVFELPTLLWITSGIILLSSATMHWTYLSAKSDELENVKLGIGITLALGVAFLLGQVYAWGDLVDNNVFFVGNPSGSFLYVLTGLHGLHLVSGIIFLIIVLISTFKYRVHSKNLAQIQMCATYWHFLGGLWIYLFVFLLLNH; translated from the coding sequence ATGACTAGTGATTTTAAAATTGTAGAAGAAGCAAAAAAGCCTTTGTCAATGCATCCAAAGAAATTTGGTATGTGGCTTTTTATGATCACAGTGGTAATGATTTTTGCATCATTAACCAGTGCCTATATTGTAAGACAGGCTGAGGGGAACTGGGTTGTGTTTGAATTACCTACTTTGCTATGGATTACTTCAGGAATTATTCTTTTGAGTAGTGCTACAATGCATTGGACATATCTTTCTGCCAAGTCAGATGAGCTTGAAAATGTTAAGCTTGGAATAGGCATAACCCTAGCTTTGGGAGTTGCCTTTTTATTGGGTCAGGTGTATGCCTGGGGAGATTTGGTTGATAACAATGTGTTCTTCGTGGGAAACCCTTCAGGATCATTTTTATACGTGCTAACAGGTTTGCACGGATTACACCTTGTAAGTGGTATCATTTTTCTAATAATTGTATTAATTTCGACTTTTAAATATAGAGTTCATTCAAAAAATTTAGCACAGATTCAGATGTGCGCCACATATTGGCACTTTTTGGGTGGTCTTTGGATTTATTTATTCGTATTTTTATTATTGAATCATTAA
- the cyoE gene encoding heme o synthase, whose protein sequence is MITQDSYSITFTDKAKSFFELLKFRLSFLVAFSCGFGYILGSNGVIDWVHFASICFGGFLISGASISINQIIEKDLDLLMSRTMNRPLPTKRISVNEAAAFSFITGAIGILILALNTNMLTTLLSVLSMILYSFVYTPLKRVGPIAVFVGAIPGALPPLLGWTAATGFISLEALIIFGIQFIWQFPHFWAIAWVADEDYKKAGFKLLPSGGKKDLNTAIQIMIYTLFLIPFGLLPAKFGITGIDSAIVVTVCGVLFLSQTFALMKNGTRKSALRIMFGSFLYLPIVQIAYLLDKL, encoded by the coding sequence ATGATTACTCAAGATTCATATAGTATTACCTTTACCGACAAGGCTAAGTCTTTCTTTGAACTACTAAAATTCAGGCTCTCATTTCTAGTAGCCTTTTCTTGTGGTTTTGGCTACATATTAGGTTCAAATGGTGTGATTGACTGGGTTCACTTTGCCTCAATTTGCTTTGGCGGATTTCTAATATCTGGAGCGTCCATATCTATTAATCAAATCATTGAAAAGGATTTAGACTTGTTGATGAGCAGAACCATGAACAGGCCTCTGCCTACAAAAAGAATAAGTGTAAACGAAGCTGCGGCATTTTCATTTATTACGGGTGCTATAGGTATTCTAATATTAGCGCTCAACACTAATATGCTCACAACATTATTGTCAGTGTTGTCAATGATACTTTACAGTTTTGTTTATACTCCATTAAAAAGAGTAGGACCAATAGCAGTTTTTGTTGGTGCAATACCAGGTGCCTTACCACCACTTTTAGGTTGGACAGCAGCAACGGGTTTCATTTCATTAGAGGCATTAATCATTTTTGGAATTCAGTTTATATGGCAATTCCCACACTTTTGGGCAATCGCCTGGGTAGCAGATGAAGATTATAAGAAAGCGGGCTTTAAGTTATTACCATCTGGAGGTAAGAAGGATTTAAATACTGCTATTCAAATAATGATCTACACATTATTCCTGATTCCTTTCGGCTTACTACCAGCCAAGTTTGGCATTACAGGAATTGATTCGGCTATTGTAGTAACAGTTTGCGGAGTGTTGTTTTTAAGTCAAACTTTTGCTTTGATGAAAAATGGAACACGAAAATCAGCATTAAGAATAATGTTTGGTTCGTTTTTATACTTACCCATAGTACAAATTGCTTATTTGTTAGATAAATTATAA
- a CDS encoding COX15/CtaA family protein, which translates to MKNNNQDKSRLGKFSLLTLVAIYFLILVGGIVRSTGSGMGCPDWPKCFGSWVPPTELSDLPPNYKEVYSQKRAAKNIKLAKYLNAIGFDATASRIVNDESILEEADFNPTKTWIEYLNRLVGVAIGLLVIGTFLFSIPFRKTEPSVFYLSLGSLILVIFQGWVGSLVVSTNLIPFMVSIHMIIAIVIVFLLSVIVIKTNPQLKFASKRSKYLKNILILCMLVMFIQIVLGTQVRESIDQIAASLSSRHLWIENLGIEFIIHRSFSWVVLLINVYLIYTLYKLNILNQTAKALLAVVLITIITGVIMAYFNIPAMVQPIHLLLGTMGIGLQFFLFLQLKKQEPVTA; encoded by the coding sequence ATGAAAAATAACAATCAAGATAAGAGCAGGTTAGGTAAATTTAGCCTGCTCACTCTTGTTGCCATTTATTTCTTAATTCTTGTTGGAGGTATAGTTAGGAGTACAGGTTCTGGTATGGGCTGTCCTGACTGGCCTAAGTGTTTTGGAAGTTGGGTGCCACCCACTGAATTATCTGATCTTCCACCTAACTACAAAGAAGTTTACTCTCAGAAACGGGCTGCTAAGAATATTAAACTTGCTAAGTATTTGAATGCTATAGGTTTTGATGCCACAGCTTCAAGAATTGTTAATGACGAATCCATACTGGAGGAAGCTGACTTTAATCCTACAAAGACCTGGATTGAATATTTAAACAGGTTAGTGGGAGTCGCTATTGGCTTACTTGTTATTGGGACCTTTTTATTTTCAATTCCCTTCAGAAAAACAGAGCCAAGCGTTTTTTATCTATCACTAGGTTCATTAATACTGGTTATTTTTCAAGGATGGGTTGGATCCTTGGTAGTTTCAACTAACCTTATACCTTTCATGGTATCTATACATATGATCATAGCTATCGTAATTGTATTTCTACTTTCTGTAATTGTTATTAAAACAAATCCACAGCTAAAGTTTGCATCAAAACGATCAAAGTATTTAAAAAATATATTGATTTTATGCATGCTTGTGATGTTCATTCAAATTGTGCTTGGCACTCAGGTTAGAGAAAGTATTGATCAAATAGCAGCTTCATTGAGTAGCAGACATTTATGGATAGAAAATCTTGGAATAGAATTTATAATTCACAGATCATTTTCATGGGTTGTGTTGTTAATAAATGTGTATCTAATATATACTCTGTACAAATTGAATATTCTCAACCAAACGGCTAAAGCATTACTTGCTGTAGTGCTAATCACAATTATTACGGGTGTGATTATGGCTTATTTTAATATCCCGGCAATGGTTCAACCTATTCATTTATTGTTGGGCACAATGGGAATTGGACTTCAATTTTTCTTATTTTTGCAACTCAAAAAACAAGAGCCTGTTACTGCATGA
- a CDS encoding cytochrome c oxidase subunit I, with translation MATADIHISEETHHDGHEHDHDHSTNFWTHYVFTTDHKMIAKQFLITGIFWALLGGILSVIFRLQLGFPEAELGWLKPFLGDWITAEGKIDPEFYLALVTMHGTIMVFFVLTAGLSGTFSNFLIPLQIGARDMASGFMNMLSYWFFFASSVIMFISLFIETGPASGGWVIYPPLSALPQAVNGSGLGMTLWLTSMALFIVSTLLGGINYITTVINLRTHGMSFAKLPLTIWAFFLTAIIGLLSFPVLFSAALLLIFDRSFGTSFYLSDIYINGEALPNQGGSPILFQHLFWFLGHPEVYIVLLPALGITSEIIATNSRKPIFGYKAMVGSMLFIAILSFIVWAHHMFVTGMNPFLGSVFMLLTLIIAVPSAVKVFNYLTTLWKGNIRFTPGMLFSIGLVSFFISGGLTGIFLGNSAIDIQLHDTYFVVAHFHLVMGSASFFGLMAGVYHWFPKMFGRMMDAKLGYIHFWLTFVGVYLVFFPLHYIGIAGYPRRYYSFTNFDVLNQFTDLNMLVSIAAILTLGAQFLFLFNFFYSMYRGRRATANPWNSTTLEWTTPIEPGHGNWPGEIPTVYRWPYDYSKPGAKEDFIPQHIPFSETPESNLDHENELIKLEGATDKGIVVDEK, from the coding sequence ATGGCTACTGCTGACATACATATATCTGAAGAAACACATCATGATGGTCATGAGCACGATCATGATCACTCAACAAATTTTTGGACACATTATGTGTTCACTACAGACCATAAAATGATTGCCAAGCAATTCCTGATTACAGGAATTTTTTGGGCACTCCTTGGTGGTATCTTATCTGTAATCTTTCGATTGCAATTAGGTTTCCCTGAGGCTGAATTAGGTTGGTTGAAACCATTTTTAGGAGATTGGATTACTGCAGAGGGTAAAATAGATCCAGAGTTCTACCTTGCATTAGTAACAATGCATGGAACCATCATGGTATTCTTTGTATTAACAGCAGGTTTAAGTGGTACCTTCAGTAATTTCCTAATTCCATTACAAATTGGAGCCAGAGATATGGCTTCAGGGTTTATGAACATGCTATCGTACTGGTTCTTCTTTGCATCAAGTGTGATCATGTTTATTTCCTTATTCATTGAAACGGGACCTGCTTCTGGTGGTTGGGTAATTTACCCGCCATTAAGTGCATTACCTCAAGCGGTTAATGGTTCTGGTTTAGGTATGACACTTTGGTTGACTTCAATGGCACTTTTTATTGTTTCTACTCTTTTAGGTGGTATTAACTATATTACTACTGTCATAAACCTTAGAACTCACGGAATGTCTTTCGCTAAATTGCCATTAACAATTTGGGCGTTTTTCTTAACGGCTATTATCGGTTTGTTATCATTCCCGGTACTATTCTCAGCTGCATTGTTATTAATATTTGATAGAAGTTTCGGAACTAGTTTCTACTTATCTGATATCTATATCAATGGTGAAGCGTTACCAAACCAAGGTGGTAGCCCAATATTATTCCAACACTTATTCTGGTTCTTAGGTCACCCTGAGGTATATATCGTATTGCTTCCAGCATTAGGTATTACATCTGAAATTATTGCTACAAACTCTCGTAAGCCAATATTTGGTTATAAAGCGATGGTTGGATCAATGTTGTTCATTGCAATCTTATCATTTATTGTTTGGGCACACCATATGTTCGTAACTGGTATGAATCCTTTCTTAGGTTCTGTATTTATGTTACTTACATTAATCATTGCTGTACCATCAGCAGTAAAAGTATTTAACTATCTAACAACCTTATGGAAAGGTAATATCAGGTTCACTCCTGGAATGCTTTTCTCAATTGGATTAGTGTCATTCTTTATTAGTGGTGGATTAACAGGTATATTCTTAGGAAACTCTGCGATCGATATTCAACTACATGATACATACTTTGTAGTAGCTCACTTCCACTTAGTAATGGGTAGTGCATCGTTCTTTGGACTTATGGCTGGTGTTTATCACTGGTTCCCTAAAATGTTCGGTAGAATGATGGATGCTAAATTAGGTTATATCCACTTCTGGTTGACTTTCGTGGGTGTGTATCTAGTATTCTTCCCATTGCATTACATTGGAATTGCAGGATACCCAAGAAGATACTATTCATTTACAAACTTCGATGTACTGAATCAGTTTACTGATTTGAATATGTTGGTAAGTATTGCTGCAATTTTAACTTTAGGTGCTCAATTCTTATTCTTGTTCAACTTCTTCTACAGTATGTATAGAGGAAGAAGAGCAACCGCTAACCCATGGAATTCTACAACTCTAGAGTGGACAACACCAATAGAGCCAGGTCATGGTAACTGGCCGGGTGAAATTCCTACGGTTTACAGATGGCCTTACGACTATAGTAAACCTGGTGCTAAAGAAGACTTTATTCCACAGCACATTCCTTTCTCAGAAACTCCTGAATCTAATCTAGATCATGAAAATGAGTTGATTAAATTAGAAGGAGCAACAGATAAAGGCATCGTAGTGGATGAAAAATAA
- a CDS encoding cytochrome c oxidase subunit II — translation MFGIVITIGVLLLLFILYTLFRIGTLVNVVKGTDKKIVSTSNKVNAALMLIFMITGFGFMFWYSWAYFDKYTLPVASEHGEITDKLFWVTTAVTGVIFIITNVLLFWFGYKYQYKEGERGKFYPDNTKLELLWTVVPAIVLSVLVFTGLQAWTDITSKASDDAEVIEVMGYQFAWAVRYPGVKDNQLGAYDYKLIDDTQGNPFGIDITDENSYDDFTPLEMHFPVDKEVLLKIRARDVLHSVFLPYQRVKMDAVPGQPTHFKFIANKTTQEMRDEVGDPEFDYFLTCTEICGRGHFSMKLKVVVDTQEDYEKWKAEQQTWLKLNPDLLEQVPAEKRELAKIKAGIEEEKEELEATL, via the coding sequence ATGTTCGGTATAGTCATAACAATAGGTGTTCTTCTACTCTTGTTCATTCTGTATACACTATTCAGAATTGGAACACTTGTTAATGTAGTTAAGGGAACGGATAAGAAAATAGTAAGTACCAGCAATAAGGTAAATGCGGCTTTAATGCTGATATTCATGATTACCGGTTTTGGTTTCATGTTCTGGTATTCTTGGGCATATTTTGATAAATACACACTACCTGTGGCTTCTGAACACGGTGAAATAACTGATAAATTATTCTGGGTAACAACAGCTGTTACAGGCGTGATTTTTATCATTACTAACGTGCTTCTTTTCTGGTTTGGATATAAGTATCAGTATAAGGAAGGTGAGAGAGGTAAGTTCTACCCAGACAATACTAAACTTGAATTACTTTGGACTGTTGTTCCTGCTATTGTTCTGTCAGTATTGGTTTTTACTGGTTTACAAGCCTGGACTGACATTACAAGCAAAGCATCTGATGATGCCGAAGTAATTGAAGTAATGGGCTATCAATTTGCCTGGGCTGTAAGATATCCAGGAGTAAAGGATAATCAGTTAGGAGCTTATGACTACAAATTAATTGATGATACACAAGGTAATCCTTTTGGTATAGATATTACTGACGAAAATTCTTACGATGATTTTACACCGTTAGAAATGCATTTTCCTGTGGATAAAGAGGTATTGTTAAAAATCAGAGCAAGAGATGTATTACATAGTGTCTTCTTACCTTACCAAAGAGTAAAAATGGATGCTGTACCTGGTCAACCAACTCATTTCAAATTCATTGCCAATAAAACAACTCAGGAAATGAGAGACGAAGTAGGAGATCCTGAATTCGATTACTTCTTAACTTGTACCGAAATATGTGGAAGAGGACACTTTTCTATGAAATTAAAGGTAGTTGTAGATACTCAAGAGGATTATGAAAAGTGGAAAGCCGAGCAACAAACTTGGTTGAAATTGAATCCTGACTTACTTGAGCAGGTACCTGCTGAGAAAAGGGAACTAGCAAAGATAAAAGCTGGCATTGAAGAGGAAAAAGAAGAATTAGAAGCAACATTATAA
- a CDS encoding quinol:cytochrome C oxidoreductase, which yields MTEERFEFTAGAKKTLMIIGVIGVVLLVIGIITSMSGGHHEAGEHALNSLTSQSELVASADEGGAEAHGAEEGGHHGAATWLKRIYTNLWVNNVYFTGLAIIGLFFVAIQYAAQAGWSSGIKRIPLAMAHWLPIAGILMIATWFLVNHDVFHWTHASLYAPVEEGGDEIIQGKASLWYWPLEAGSFPIFYVLRMVIFFGLWILFFNWIKKEMLAEDIDGDVSHWYKARKYSAIFLVIFAVTSSIAAWDWIMSIDPHWFSTMFGWYVFASWWVNGLAVITLIVVALKSQGYLSIVNANHLHDIGKFVFGFSIFWTYIWFSQFLLIYYANIPEETVYFIQRLDSGNYKWVFFINLILNFFLPFLLLMTRDAKRHMSLLRLVCPIIIVGHWFDFYLMVTPGVMQTEGTFGLVEIGMATVFGVAFLFVTLSNLAKAPLFAKNHPMLKESLHHHI from the coding sequence ATGACCGAAGAAAGATTTGAATTTACCGCTGGTGCCAAGAAAACCCTAATGATTATTGGGGTAATAGGTGTGGTATTGTTGGTAATCGGAATTATAACCTCCATGTCAGGTGGTCACCATGAAGCAGGAGAGCATGCATTAAACTCTTTAACTTCTCAATCAGAATTGGTAGCAAGTGCAGACGAAGGTGGTGCTGAGGCTCACGGAGCTGAAGAAGGCGGCCATCACGGAGCGGCAACCTGGTTAAAAAGGATTTATACTAACCTTTGGGTGAACAATGTTTACTTTACCGGTCTTGCAATTATAGGATTGTTCTTTGTAGCTATTCAATATGCAGCACAAGCTGGGTGGTCTTCAGGCATTAAACGAATTCCATTGGCGATGGCTCATTGGTTGCCAATTGCTGGAATATTAATGATTGCAACTTGGTTTTTAGTGAATCACGATGTGTTTCATTGGACACATGCATCACTTTATGCTCCAGTTGAAGAAGGTGGCGATGAAATAATTCAAGGAAAAGCCTCTTTGTGGTACTGGCCATTAGAAGCTGGTTCATTTCCAATATTCTATGTTTTAAGGATGGTAATTTTCTTTGGTCTATGGATTTTGTTTTTCAACTGGATCAAAAAGGAAATGTTGGCGGAAGATATTGATGGTGATGTAAGTCACTGGTACAAGGCAAGAAAATATTCTGCTATATTCCTAGTGATCTTTGCTGTTACATCTTCAATAGCAGCTTGGGATTGGATTATGTCAATTGATCCACACTGGTTCAGTACAATGTTTGGCTGGTATGTATTCGCGAGCTGGTGGGTAAATGGTTTGGCCGTAATTACTTTAATAGTAGTTGCACTTAAATCTCAAGGATATCTATCGATTGTTAATGCCAACCATTTACATGATATTGGAAAATTCGTTTTTGGATTTAGTATTTTCTGGACGTACATATGGTTCTCCCAGTTCTTGTTAATCTATTATGCAAACATACCTGAAGAAACTGTTTACTTCATTCAGAGATTGGATTCAGGAAATTATAAGTGGGTATTTTTTATCAACTTAATATTAAACTTCTTCCTTCCATTCTTGTTACTTATGACAAGAGATGCAAAGAGACACATGTCTTTATTAAGACTTGTTTGTCCAATCATCATTGTGGGTCACTGGTTTGATTTCTACTTGATGGTAACACCAGGTGTGATGCAAACTGAAGGAACGTTTGGATTAGTGGAAATTGGTATGGCAACTGTATTTGGAGTGGCATTCTTGTTTGTTACATTATCAAACTTGGCGAAAGCACCACTGTTTGCGAAGAACCATCCAATGTTGAAAGAAAGTTTACATCATCACATTTAA
- a CDS encoding c-type cytochrome: MRINTVFNYLFSLTLAATLVSCGADGDNQGLEYAPNMYHSVPYEPLSQITDEEAGEAAQFLNDTRDGHGEYYNSNPLNAHGMTMRTPAPNTVPRNKNGILPYRIPKDSLEIAAEIASPIDSTMAEAAIKDGKILYGRYCEHCHGAKGEADGLVAEKYPGVANLQGVAYKNITEGHIFHVITWGKGLMGAHGSQVSPEDRWKIAKFVKSIQK, translated from the coding sequence ATGAGAATAAATACAGTTTTTAATTACCTTTTTAGCCTTACTCTGGCAGCTACATTAGTTAGCTGTGGAGCTGATGGTGATAATCAAGGGTTGGAATATGCTCCAAATATGTACCATTCTGTACCTTACGAGCCGTTATCTCAGATTACTGATGAGGAGGCAGGTGAAGCTGCTCAGTTTTTGAACGACACTAGAGATGGTCACGGTGAATATTATAACTCTAATCCATTGAATGCACATGGAATGACAATGAGAACACCGGCACCTAATACTGTTCCAAGAAATAAGAATGGTATTTTACCTTACAGAATACCTAAAGATAGTCTTGAAATAGCTGCAGAAATTGCTAGTCCGATTGACAGCACAATGGCGGAAGCGGCTATTAAAGATGGCAAAATATTATATGGCAGATATTGCGAGCATTGTCATGGGGCTAAGGGTGAGGCTGATGGATTAGTGGCTGAGAAGTACCCTGGAGTTGCAAACCTTCAAGGTGTAGCTTATAAGAATATTACAGAGGGTCATATTTTTCATGTTATAACATGGGGTAAAGGCCTGATGGGAGCTCACGGTTCTCAGGTTAGTCCTGAAGACAGATGGAAGATTGCGAAATTTGTAAAGTCGATTCAGAAGTAA
- a CDS encoding DUF3341 domain-containing protein, with the protein MESNKHFVLGVYDDEDVLLKAVTKVRESGVKIHEVYSPFPVHGLDEVLGYKRTRLPKAAFMFGLLGTCLALTMQIGMLGFDWPMIIGGKDFFSIPPFIPVTFELTVLLSALGMVGTFMIVSDLKPYKKPRLMDIRITDDKHVMAIDLAKNKMSKDDIKKVVQGSGASEVNDKDFED; encoded by the coding sequence ATGGAAAGTAATAAACACTTTGTATTAGGCGTATATGACGATGAAGACGTTTTACTCAAAGCCGTTACTAAGGTTCGAGAAAGCGGAGTAAAAATTCACGAAGTATATTCTCCATTCCCTGTTCATGGGTTAGATGAGGTTTTAGGTTATAAGAGAACGAGACTTCCTAAGGCTGCCTTTATGTTCGGTTTATTGGGAACATGTCTAGCATTAACAATGCAGATAGGAATGTTAGGTTTTGACTGGCCAATGATTATTGGGGGTAAAGATTTCTTCTCAATACCTCCGTTTATTCCGGTAACATTTGAATTAACCGTATTACTTTCTGCGCTTGGTATGGTGGGAACATTTATGATCGTAAGTGATCTAAAGCCTTACAAAAAACCAAGATTGATGGACATAAGAATTACCGATGACAAGCACGTAATGGCAATTGACCTTGCTAAAAATAAAATGTCTAAAGATGACATTAAAAAAGTGGTGCAAGGAAGTGGTGCAAGTGAAGTGAATGATAAAGATTTTGAAGATTAA
- the nrfD gene encoding NrfD/PsrC family molybdoenzyme membrane anchor subunit: MQVTSSVREALVTGNKTVHDVTEDICRQVEGKPTKSWMLGMAISLGALAIGAYCVFVLLWEGIGVWGLNKTVGWAWDITNFVWWVGIGHAGTLISAILLLFRQKWRMSINRAAEAMTIFAVICAACFPGLHMGRLWLGFYWALPLPNTFGSLWVNFNSPLLWDVFAISTYFTVSLVFWYIGLIPDFASIRDRAKNKISKAVYGALSFGWDGAAKTWSRYETVALILAGLATPLVLSVHTIVSFDFATSVIPGWHTTIFPPYFVAGAIFSGFAMVLTLMLVTRKVFKLEDYITINHIELMNIVIIITGSIVGIAYITEFFIAWYSGVEAEQYAFINRAFGPYWWAYATMMTCNVISPQLFWVKSIRTNIAATFILSIVVNIGMWFERFVIIVTSLHRDYLPSSWAMFYPTRYDVGVYLFTFGLFFTAFLLFAKFFPVINMAEVKSIIKSSSLKEKN, from the coding sequence ATGCAAGTTACTTCATCTGTTCGTGAAGCTCTGGTTACCGGAAATAAAACGGTTCATGATGTTACGGAAGATATCTGCAGACAAGTAGAAGGAAAGCCGACAAAATCATGGATGCTGGGCATGGCCATTTCACTTGGAGCTTTAGCCATAGGAGCTTATTGCGTTTTCGTATTGTTATGGGAAGGTATTGGAGTTTGGGGATTAAATAAGACCGTTGGCTGGGCTTGGGATATTACTAACTTCGTTTGGTGGGTTGGTATTGGTCACGCTGGTACCCTAATTTCCGCCATTCTTTTGCTTTTCAGACAGAAGTGGAGAATGTCAATTAACAGAGCGGCTGAGGCGATGACGATCTTTGCCGTAATTTGTGCAGCATGTTTTCCTGGTCTTCACATGGGAAGACTTTGGTTAGGTTTTTACTGGGCATTGCCTCTACCAAATACATTCGGGTCTTTGTGGGTAAACTTTAACTCACCACTTTTATGGGACGTATTTGCTATTAGTACATACTTCACTGTATCATTGGTATTCTGGTATATCGGTTTGATCCCAGATTTTGCTTCGATCAGAGATAGAGCTAAGAACAAAATTTCTAAAGCTGTATATGGTGCTTTAAGTTTTGGATGGGATGGAGCAGCTAAAACGTGGTCGCGTTACGAGACAGTAGCATTAATCTTAGCAGGTTTAGCTACACCACTTGTACTTTCAGTACACACAATCGTATCATTTGACTTTGCTACTTCAGTTATTCCTGGATGGCATACAACGATCTTCCCTCCGTACTTTGTTGCTGGAGCGATTTTCTCAGGGTTTGCCATGGTACTAACATTAATGTTGGTAACAAGAAAAGTATTTAAACTAGAAGATTATATTACCATCAACCACATTGAGTTGATGAACATAGTGATCATCATTACAGGTTCAATTGTAGGTATTGCATACATAACGGAGTTCTTCATCGCGTGGTATTCAGGAGTTGAAGCAGAGCAGTATGCATTTATTAACAGAGCATTTGGTCCTTATTGGTGGGCTTATGCAACCATGATGACCTGTAACGTAATTTCACCACAACTTTTCTGGGTGAAGAGTATCAGAACTAATATCGCTGCTACATTTATCTTAAGTATTGTAGTAAACATCGGTATGTGGTTCGAGCGTTTTGTAATTATTGTAACATCCCTACACAGAGACTATCTACCATCTAGTTGGGCGATGTTTTATCCTACACGATACGATGTAGGTGTATACTTATTCACTTTTGGATTATTCTTTACTGCGTTCTTATTATTCGCTAAATTCTTCCCTGTAATAAACATGGCAGAGGTAAAGAGTATCATTAAGTCATCATCTTTAAAAGAGAAGAATTAA